The region TTTCTCGGGTCGGACCCCGCGGCTAACGCCCGCGCGGTGGTATGGGATCGACATGTCCGCTCGACACCCGGCGACGGTGGCCATGGCCGCCACCTTGCTGCTGGGCGCCTGGGGCTGCGCGCAGGCCGACGGCCTGCTGCGCATGGCAGGCTTCGCCCTGCCGCCCGGGAGCGCCGCCGTGCGGCCGGCCGCGAGCGAGCCGTCGGCGGCCTCGCCCGCCGAGAAGCCCGTGGCCGCGAGGGTCGAGGCCGGCCAACCCGAGATGCTGCCCGCCGGCACGGCCCAGGCCGGGAAGGGCCAGGTGGTGCTGGGCGTCCGGTGGCCGCCGGCGCCGAAGTCCGGCTACCGCGCACAGGTGATCCTGGACTCGGCCACGCGCGTCCTGTTCGAGATCAAGCAGGGTGCGACCCTGGTGGCCTCGACGTCCGTCACTCGGCCCTCCGGGGCGACCACCTCGACCGCTTCCCTTGAGCTCGACGCCGGCACCTTCAAGCTGGAAGCCACGGCCCAGGCCGGACCCGCCGGCGCGCCCGTGACGGTGGCGACGGGCTCGACGAACCTCACTGTCGTCGCCGGCGCCCGCACGACGGCGTCCATGAGCCTGGATGCGACCGTGCCCGACCTCGCCGGCCAGGTCGCCGAGCCCTAGCCGCCCGCTGGACTCGACCGAACCTAACCTGCCGGCGGCGCGGCCTCGCCCGCCTTGGGCGGCGGTGGGGGCGTGTCGGCGACATCCTCCATGATGGGCGGCGGCGCCACCGGCAGCAGATCCTGCGGCGGCCTGGGCTTGGCCGGTTTGCGGCGCCCGCGGTAGAGCAGGGCGATGATCTTGGCGACCGCGTGGAAGAGTTCGGGCGGGATGTCCTGGTCCACCTTCACCGCGTGGTACAGGGCCTGCGCCGTCGGCGGGTCCTCGACCACCAGGATGAAATTCTCCTCGGCGATGCGGCGGATCTCGCGAGCGTAGCGGTCCTTGCCCTTGGCCACGACCTTGGGCGATTTCATGCCCTGCTTGGGCTTGTAGGCCAGGGCCACCGCGAAGTGCGTCGGGTTGGTCACTACGATGTCGGCGTCGGGCACGCTGCCCCGCATGGCGCTCATCGCCATTTCCATCTGCTTCTGGCGCTGCCGGGCCTTGACCAGCGGATCGCCTTCCAGTTTCTTGTACTCGTCCCTGATTTCCTTGTGGCTCATCCGCAGCGACTTCTCGTACTGCCACTTCTGGAAGAAGTAGTCGGCGACCGCGATGATGAGAATGGCGATCGCCAGTTTCTGCGCGATGGTCAGCACCAGGCCGCCGACGAAGCCCAGTGCCCCCGCGGGATGCATGTCCATCGACCGCAGGAGCGGCCCCATCGCGTCCTTGACGCTGCCGTAGATGACCCAGCCGATGATCAGGATCTTGATCGCGCTCTTGATGAGTTCGAAGACCTGCTTCATCGAGAAGATGCGCTTGAGGCCCTGGATGGGGTTGAGCTTCTTGATGCCCTCCTCGATGGACAGAGGCTTGAACGTGAGCATGAAGCCGACCTGCAGGATGTTGGCCAGCCACGTCGCGAAGAATGCCAGAGCCGCCATCGGCGCCGCGCACAGGAAGACGATGATCAGGCCCTTGCCCGCGAAGCGCACGCCGGTCGAGAAGTCGAACCGCGCGAACGACGGGATGTTCTCGAAGGTCTCGACGTAGAACGAATAGAGCACCTGGTACCAAAGGGGC is a window of Candidatus Tanganyikabacteria bacterium DNA encoding:
- the flhB gene encoding flagellar biosynthesis protein FlhB is translated as MGEEKTEPATEHKREEARKRGQVLKSQDAIIAALIFVFAYSLNVLGPLWYQVLYSFYVETFENIPSFARFDFSTGVRFAGKGLIIVFLCAAPMAALAFFATWLANILQVGFMLTFKPLSIEEGIKKLNPIQGLKRIFSMKQVFELIKSAIKILIIGWVIYGSVKDAMGPLLRSMDMHPAGALGFVGGLVLTIAQKLAIAILIIAVADYFFQKWQYEKSLRMSHKEIRDEYKKLEGDPLVKARQRQKQMEMAMSAMRGSVPDADIVVTNPTHFAVALAYKPKQGMKSPKVVAKGKDRYAREIRRIAEENFILVVEDPPTAQALYHAVKVDQDIPPELFHAVAKIIALLYRGRRKPAKPRPPQDLLPVAPPPIMEDVADTPPPPPKAGEAAPPAG